A genome region from Penicillium psychrofluorescens genome assembly, chromosome: 3 includes the following:
- a CDS encoding uncharacterized protein (ID:PFLUO_005128-T1.cds;~source:funannotate) produces MARHGDSRSPSPVGSTNSSSRRSRREDDRHERSRRDDGRSYRRSRSPERRYRDRDRGYDRDSYRRRDRSLDRRGDRSRERRRSRERNDDREYRRRSRDRDYRSRRDDSRDRDRRRTGDSADLKPKPRREDSRERAPNRRSTSRLREPSKPAAPATTVPTDEEKRAERLAKLEAWKQKQAAERERKLQEQAASGPKNILEEIDRKSGLSPAVGSPQTPATPTESATPAPYAGKFDPKAIAKHSTTTTAGPAVLGNDVAVPLPAKSSTPSSTAPLAQSNKPAAKASTPFKAKGNVGRFGLVAKPASDNEKATAVRTLGFGEEESTRKKLERLPTPPLEDVKNADVVPDDAGDDDDDVDMQEGTEEEAAAAARAAAERREERLQNQGDASEKPQTNGDTHMADSSNQQVESTPMEVDEAEEVDPLDAFMSGLAGTAPPKKTAMFGDEEDVGITAVGEDDADDLLAMANKKKKKEIPAVNHAKVEYEPFRKQFYHEPSNLADMTEEEVANLRHELEGIKVRGLDVPKPVQKWSQCGMGVQTLDVVDRLGYESLTAIQAQAIPAIMSGRDVIGVAKTGSGKTVAFLIPMFRHIKDQRPLESMEGPIGLIMTPTRELATQIHKDCKPFLKALGLRAVCAYGGAPIKDQIAELKRGAEIVVCTPGRMIDLLAANAGRVTNLRRVTYVVLDEADRMFDMGFEPQVVKIMTNVRPDRQTVLFSATFPRNMEALARRTLKKPVEIVVGGRSVVAPEITQIVEVRNEDQKFFRLLELLGNLYSDEANEDVRALIFVDRQESADNLLKELMRKGYPCMSIHGGKDQIDRDSTIEDFKAGIFPVLVATSVAARGLDVKQLKLVVNYDAPNHLEDYVHRAGRTGRAGNTGTAVTFLTEDQERYSVDIAKALKQSGQEIPEPVQKLVDAFLEKVRAGKEKASTSGFGGKGLERLDQERESARMRERRTYKTGEEGEEEEEKDGKAEKDDERFNKALSSVQSAAAPAPTQLVGVPKGIDLDGKITVHRTEKDPTAASKNPLDKVGSAVADIHARLSRAGVMRSGVPIDNRGPDAGAFHATLEINDFPQKARWGVTNRTNVAKILEATGTSITTKGSFYATGKEPGPNENPKLYILVEGETEISVTNAMRELMRLLKEGTVAAADSDARAPVGGRYNVV; encoded by the exons ATGGCTCGCCACGGGGACAGTCGCTCACCATCACCTGTAGGCAGCACAAACTCTTCATCTCGACGAAGTCGCAGAGAGGATGATCGTCATGAGAGGTCCAGGCGGGATGATGGACGCAGCTACCGCAGATCCCGTAGCCCGGAG AGGCGATACCGGGATCGCGATCGCGGCTACGACCGAGACTCCTACCGTCGACGCGACCGCTCCCTAGACAGGCGCGGAGACCGATCACGAGAACGCCGACGGTCCCGAGAGCGAAACGATGACCGCGAATATCGCCGCAGGAGCCGCGATCGAGACTATCGAAGCAGGCGAGATGATTCACGCGACCGAGACCGGAGGCGCACAGGTGATTCTGCTGACTTGAAGCCCAAGCCTAGACGGGAGGACAGTCGCGAGCGTGCTCCAAATAGGCGTTCCACGTCGAGACTCCGCGAG CCATCCAAACCGGCCGCCCCTGCCACGACCGTTCCaaccgacgaggagaagcgagCGGAGAGGCTTGCCAAACTGGAAGCTTGGAAACAGAAGCAGGCCGCCGAGCGTGAACGGAAACTGCAAGAACAAGCTGCGAGTGGACCCAAGAATATCCTGGAAGAGATTGACCGCAAGTCGGGTCTCTCGCCCGCTGTCGGCTCGCCTCAAACTCCCGCAACTCCTACAGAGTCCGCCACTCCTGCCCCTTACGCCGGAAAGTTCGACCCCAAGGCTATCGCTAAGCACTCCACGACAACGACTGCTGGACCCGCCGTCCTCGGAAACGATGTGGCTGTTCCGCTGCCTGCCAAGTCTTCAACGCCCTCGTCTACCGCCCCACTGGCCCAGTCCAACAAGCCTGCTGCCAAGGCTTCTACTCCTTTCAAAGCCAAGGGTAATGTCGGCAGATTTGGACTAGTCGCAAAGCCAGCTTCGGATAACGAGAAGGCCACTGCAGTTCGGACACTGGGTTTTGGTGAGGAAGAATCAACGCGCAAGAAATTAGAAAGGCTACCTACCCCGCCACTAGAAGATGTCAAGAATGCTGATGTTGTTCCCGACGAcgctggcgatgacgatgacgatgtcgacatGCAAGAGGgaacagaggaagaagccgccgcagccgctcgtgcagcagcagaaagaCGAGAAGAACGACTCCAAAATCAGGGCGACGCATCTGAAAAACCGCAGACGAATGGAGATACTCACATGGCCGATTCATCAAATCAGCAAGTCGAGTCCACTCCGATGGAAGTCgatgaggcggaggaagtTGATCCCCTGGATGCCTTCATGTCCGGATTGGCTGGTACCGCTCCTCCGAAGAAGACT GCCATGTTcggtgacgaggaagatgtggGCATTACCGCCGTTGGAGAGGACGACGCAGACGACTTGCTCGCCATGGCAAataagaaaaagaagaaggaaatcCCCGCTGTCAACCATGCCAAAGTTGAGTATGAGCCATTTCGGAAGCAATTTTATCATGAACCTTCCAATCTGGCTGATatgaccgaggaagaggttgCAAATCTCCGTCATGAACTTGAAGGGATCAAAGTACGCGGACTCGATGTTCCGAAGCCTGTTCAGAAATGGTCGCAATGTGGAATGGGTGTGCAAACGCTTGATGTTGTTGACCGACTGGGGTACGAAAGTTTAACCGCTATCCAAGCACAGGCAATCCCTGCGATCATGTCTGGTCGCGACGTCATTGGTGTCGCTAAAACTGGATCTGGAAAAACAGTTGCTTTCCTCATTCCAATGTTTCGACATATTAAAGATCAGCGACCACTCGAGAGCATGGAAGGCCCCATCGGTCTGATCATGACACCTACCCGTGAATTGGCCACTCAAATCCACAAAGACTGCAAACCCTTCTTGAAAGCGTTGGGCCTTCGGGCTGTCTGTGCATATGGCGGTGCTCCGATTAAAGATCAAATCGCCGAACTCAAGCGAGGCGCAGAGATCGTTGTTTGCACACCTGGCCGGATGATCGATTTGCTTGCGGCGAATGCTGGGCGAGTCACGAATCTGCGACGCGTCACCTACGTCGTTTTGGACGAAGCTGACCGGATGTTTGACATGGGCTTCGAACCCCAAGTGGTGAAAATCATGACAAATGTCCGACCCGATCGCCAGACCGTCCTTTTCTCCGCCACCTTTCCCCGCAATATGGAAGCGCTGGCTCGGCGAACCCTGAAGAAGCCGGTTGAGATTGTGGTGGGTGGTAGGAGTGTGGTGGCTCCTGAGATCACGCAGATAGTCGAAGTCCGCAATGAGGACCAAAAGTTTTTCCGACTACTGGAACTGCTGGGTAATCTGTACTCGGATGAGGCGAACGAGGATGTTCGGGCGTTGATATTTGTTGACCGTCAAGAATCCGCCGACAACCTACTGAAAGAGCTCATGCGGAAGGGCTATCCGTGCATGTCAATCCATGGCGGCAAGGACCAGATTGACCGTGACTCAACCATTGAAGACTTCAAGGCAGGGATTTTCCCGGTCTTGGTTGCCACCTCGGTTGCTGCTCGTGGATTGGATGTCAAGCAGCTCAAACTCGTCGTGAACTACGATGCCCCGAATCACCTGGAAGATTATGTTCACCGAGCGGGTCGAACGGGCCGTGCTGGCAACACTGGTACTGCAGTGACCTTCCTAACGGAAGACCAAGAGCGATACTCGGTAGACATTGCCAAGGCACTCAAGCAAAGTGGACAAGAAATCCCCGAACCCGTCCAGAAGCTGGTCGATGCCTTCCTAGAGAAGGTTAGGGccggcaaggagaaggcaagCACCTCTGGGTTCGGTGGTAAGGGTCTTGAACGTCTCGACCAGGAGCGCGAGTCTGCTCGTATGCGTGAGCGTCGTACTTACAAAACcggtgaagaaggcgaagaggaggaagagaaggatggcaaggccgagaaggacgacgAGCGGTTCAACAAGGCTCTTTCATCCGTCCAATCTGCTGCCGCGCCCGCACCCACTCAGCTTGTCGGTGTCCCCAAGGGCATCGAcctggatggcaagatcACAGTGCACAGAACCGAAAAGGATCCCACTGCGGCATCTAAAAATCCTCTCGACAAGGTCGGTTCTGCCGTTGCTGATATCCACGCGCGTCTGAGCCGAGCCGGTGTGATGAGATCGGGTGTCCCTATCGACAACCGTGGACCGGATGCTGGGGCGTTCCATGCTACGCTTGAGATCAATGACTTCCCCC AGAAAGCACGTTGGGGCGTCACCAACCGCACGAATGTCGCCAAGATACTGGAGGCTACGGGCACATCGATTACGACCAAGGGCAGTTTCTACGCAACCGGCAAGGAACCAGGCCCCAACGAGAACCCCAAGCTATACATTCTGGTTGAGGGCGAAACCGAGATTTCGGTGACGAACGCCATGCGCGAATTGATGCGCCTGCTCAAGGAGGGAACCGTGGCGGCTGCGGATAGCGACGCTCGGGCTCCGGTGGGTGGCCGGTATAATGTTGTTTAG
- a CDS encoding uncharacterized protein (ID:PFLUO_005127-T1.cds;~source:funannotate): MTWQLATRGTVLRRVRVGAFPRAARVVSLQHQLQRLSLAATPRPARPLTGYLASPKLQAPLRLFATSTDGSGPKEKKKTTAKGRPKKSKKPKKSTTPKKRELTDEQKAAKAERKKVVQRRALVQQLKQNALTPPKRLPDQYFSLVVQDKYADVKNPSITQSEAFKAVSQIASSLTAEEKERYEAKARANMATNAAQYEQWLKQHTPLQIKEANLARRRLSTLVKKNYRQIRDDRLVKKRSSAFMFYVQERYASGDFLHMKVTDATTRVAQEWKGLTESEKQKYHDLQAQDQVRYRREYLQVYGKEAPSA; encoded by the exons ATGACTTGGCAGTTGGCCACTCGTGGGACCGTTTTGCGCCGTGTGCGCGTCGGTGCCTTCCCTCGCGCTGCTCGCGTGGTCAGCCTGCAGCACCAGCTGCAACGGCTCTCTCTAGCAGCGACGCCCCGTCCGGCGAGACCATTGACTGGATATCTCGCTTCTCCCAAGCTCCAGGCGCCATTGCGCTTGTTCGCGACTTCCACAGACGGCTCTGGacccaaggagaagaagaagacgacggcCAAGGGCAGgcccaagaagtccaagaaaCCCAAGAAGTCAACAACGCCCAAAAAGCGCGAGCTGACCGACGAGCAAAAAGCCGCCAAAGCCGAGCGCAAGAAGGTGGTGCAACGCCGAGCACTGGTCCAGCAACTCAAGCAGAATGCACTCACCCCGCCCAAGAGGCTCCCGGACCAGTATTTCTCGCTCGTGGTACAAGATAAGTATGCTGATGTCAAAAACCCCTCAATCACGCAAAGCGAGGCATTCAAAGCTGTGTCTCAGATTGCAAGTTCCCtgaccgccgaggagaaagag CGCTACGAAGCTAAAGCCCGAGCCAACATGGCCACCAATGCGGCACAGTATGAACAGTGGTTGAAGCAGCACACTCCTCTGCAGATCAAGGAAGCCAATCTGGCCCGGCGGAGGCTGTCAACCctggtgaagaagaactATCGTCAAATCCGCGACGACCGCCTGGTCAAAAAACGCAGCAGCGCATTTATGTTCTACGTCCAGGAGCGTTATGCAAGTGGCGACTTCCTGCACATGAAGGTGACAGATGCTACAACACGAGTTGCGCAAGAGTGGAAAGGTTTGACCGAGTCGGAGAAGCAG AAATACCATGACTTGCAGGCCCAGGATCAGGTGCGGTACCGCCGGGAGTATCTGCAGGTGTATGGAAAGGAGGCTCCTAGCGCGTGA
- a CDS encoding uncharacterized protein (ID:PFLUO_005131-T1.cds;~source:funannotate), whose amino-acid sequence MSFSQSLRRNQGASLSHLRNFSPKDLHRVSIPAQRHSRAHSTRRTNVTPKSIQSSASLRPLYPSPRPRVSPAPRPALASTIRTFVSLNAASGKAPADLLVEELQELYEVAKDEFEIATESTDGGTIYAASDRESARDALSQLTAVYNLYTTGDTQAHVTEGQANAEGSGEGSPAIETMHDPAEVSQAVRDEVKKRVAQRVRELVNAVELLEEKAKAD is encoded by the coding sequence ATGTCCTTCAGTCAATCTCTTCGCCGCAACCAGGGTGCATCCCTGTCCCATCTTCGCAACTTTTCACCCAAGGACTTGCATCGTGTAAGCATCCCAGCACAGCGACACAGCCGTGCACATAGCACACGCCGAACAAATGTCACCCCAAAATCTATTCAATCATCGGCATCTCTCCGCCCACTTTACCCATCACCAAGACCTCGAGTTTCCCCAGCTCCGCGGCCAGCATTAGCATCCACGATCCGCACCTTCGTCTCGCTAAACGCAGCAAGCGGCAAAGCCCCAGCGGACCTCCTCGTCGAAGAGCTCCAGGAGCTGTACGAGGTCGCCAAGGATGAATTTGAGATCGCAACCGAAAGCACAGACGGAGGAACTATCTACGCAGCGTCGGATCGCGAGTCGGCGCGCGATGCGCTCAGCCAGCTCACGGCGGTGTATAACCTGTACACCACCGGTGATACGCAAGCACATGTGACGGAGGGACAGGCGAATGCGGAGGGAAGTGGGGAGGGAAGCCCGGCTATTGAGACGATGCATGATCCTGCAGAGGTTTCACAGGCTGTTAGGGatgaggtgaagaagagggttGCGCAGCGGGTTAGGGAGTTGGTGAATGCTGTGGAGctgttggaggagaaggcgaaggcggATTGA
- a CDS encoding uncharacterized protein (ID:PFLUO_005129-T1.cds;~source:funannotate), with translation MGSFCSRESDNFDQPGRVVGAAPSNQNDPAPRASVPSKTNWKSSPGRTLGASTSGPGEAGADEARANAAIAAQKRAESASAANKGKLGSKLAAQKAQTQTQALNEASRTERAARDADEGEAARRWD, from the exons ATGGGCAGCTTCTGCTCACGCGAATCCGACAATTTCGACCAGCCAGGACGAGTAGTTGGCGCCGCACCCTCTAACCAAAACGACCCAGCACCCCGCGCCTCAGTTCCATCCAAAACAAACTGGAAGTCTTCGCCAGGCCGGACACTTGGGGCGAGTACATCGGGACCGGGCGAGGCAGGCGCAGATGAAGCGAGGGCGAATGCCGCGATTGCAGCGCAG AAACGAGCCGAAAGCGCATCTGCGGCAAATAAGGGGAAGCTTGGATCCAAACTTGCGGCGCAGAAGGCTCAGACTCAGACTCAGGCGTTGAACGAGGCAAGTCGGACAGAGAGGGCGGCGAGGGATgctgatgagggcgaggcggcgaggagatgggATTGA
- a CDS encoding uncharacterized protein (ID:PFLUO_005126-T1.cds;~source:funannotate), which produces MAAVTHSGFYTEGLRTKWVHDVAYCSKHLQYELEKAVDDVWATLVTGRVFPSPSHHDLSLQTPRPPSYTQPPPSYDDAITDTPPDYSSLPPLAQRKTTTFHAAPPLPVAKSLDQPSSLLKDTTHDVYIDFGAPFGTREHKGGKKKAKKSTPLALGNTGGGGSENGGSDNGDGTGGNDGGGAGDGNGDDGDGGDDWGAWAVSGSKKKSKKKEQEEEEERRAKEEEEKKTSNNLSWADEMEDGNDDSWAGFATVGGKKKKKGKDEPSSGFQDVSLNDGAPQLDLSFDTSATKTGGTGFSFGGWGKDWNTGNKWGLGSVGESTKEEPKEELKDNNPWATASKKKSTKTTSGFDFGDLGSPPAEEKADDDWAGFTSVDKKGKKKGIQEVPAEPEPESKADEWGAWGTVKDKKKKKGALEPEPEKKSEKKPEPEPEPEPESSKAEATGPVIDESMFAGMSMKEKRKAKKAIEKEWADKLAAKEAESPPEAEPEPESKKKPPEPETDWGWNVAAKSKDKKKKIDLLDDPAPPPADPPPADDWMDGWGTAGKKKDKKSTKKEPDPVPEESPKEKSKSKDIDDDWGGGAWGISSKDKKKKAKEPEPEPEPEPEKPKIPDDPLYKDWYGVSSKERKRREKTLIQKGLPIPGKDFELPPDEPEPEPEPEEPEPEPEPEKPKIPDDPLYKDWHMLSSKDRKRREKALIHKGLPIPGKDFDLPSDEPEPEPLPEPEPEKPADDDWNAWGTVKDKKKKKGKVEEPPPPAPTPPAQGLTPEPDAGNENADDIWADLEPKSKSTKKKAIDPPPKEEKASTKGFWASLTGTTATKAKPTTTKKTEEKPKSKEEPEEDLLIDMDEPEPEPAKEEDPPASKSKPVSKMSVAERIKMLEQNKKDKEKEEKEKAKEEKEKAREEKEKAKEEKVSSKTKTKEKKPEPEPDPEPEEPVSAKKSSKTKTGKTSTSKKEKAKEVSEPEDEKRVSKDFLPGSFPDEPEPETESKPEPAVDTSKMSKKELKKYMKTAAAAAAAAKEPTPPAEDKAEPEEAEVDDRAPPTPPPESTEKEAKSAKKERAKIERTAGTTSWGFWGASAAPPPKKSTKKELKPTEDAEPPKKKEREREREKEKESTRERELAAPLRSKPTKQSSRPKESDPEMEKSSASDRENRRERDIRSSKATRGVGMSFSNYILGQGPPARTKSTKKPATSVSRPSSRPVSRDIDDEAAMPTPSPEEKRPKKPEVSDKAAKLMGIKPRQERQSASAQRRKSGPRDPYAIDDSDDLVMVDMDDAGGQSAKDGSRGSKPSKHKLKKGSRAQADDEDGVIVDAEQTQNGPEVHSGPDDLAFVDAPPRERRLKRSNTAPKKQETGKLMGLFGSLRKTARPENLPERRKSRSYRGVDDTEREDVRRARREDRRKRSVKPDTDGEGFTTDAAPAVGGVDTEAEDAEARRAARKAKRVSRQVSDARDPDVEERRAQRKEKERAREAREQKAREEEEERRREEKRVRRAARDERRAKEEQAAREAEAAAEAKAAERRDRRRMREEEVAAKTRRRRSRVEEKPPADDQSPDEPEVERRAPRASRAVDESKSRRHKSKGVPETAPPPQMSGGLNHGRPKKDKISSWVYSQADEPPEPPPIMPTVLDMPPQAAAAAEDGNERSLSSDEEARRALRRKARRRTSRYGADEDIDDPRAARRREPRRDGVKSGSGSGGDYERDRVRSYGSRAPMPPPSSNAKRSSWFQKLTSF; this is translated from the exons ATGGCGGCTGTCACGCACTCTGGTTTCTACACGGAGGGCTTGCGCACGAAATGGGTCCACGATGTCGCATACTGCAGCAAACACCTGCAAtatgagctggagaaggccgtcgacgacgtgTGGGCCACTTTGGTAACGGGACGCGTGTTTCCTAGTCCGTCGCATCACGATTTGAGTCTCCAAACTCCGCGCCCGCCCTCCTACACTCAACCCCCACCATCCTATGACGATGCAATCACCGATACGCCGCCAGACTACTCGTCGCTTCCTCCGCTTGCGCAACGAAAAACCACCACTTTTCATGCGGCACCTCCATTACCAGTTGCCAAATCTCTCGACCAGCCGTCTTCTTTACTGAAGGATACAACGCACGATGTCTATATTGATTTTGGCGCTCCGTTTGGCACCCGGGAACATAAGggaggcaagaagaaggcgaagaagtcCACTCCTCTTGCCCTGGGAAACACCGGTGGTGGCGGCTCCGAAAATGGCGGCTCCGACAATGGTGATGGGACGGGCGGCAATGATGGAGGCGGTGCGGGCGATGGGAACGGGGATGACGGGGATGGTGGGGACGACTGGGGCGCATGGGCAGTGAGCGgaagcaagaagaagagcaaaaagaaggagcaggaagaggaagaagagcgacgcgccaaggaggaagaggagaagaaaacCTCCAATAATCTCAGCTGGGctgatgagatggaggacgGCAACGATGATTCCTGGGCCGGCTTTGCCACGGTAggggggaaaaagaagaagaagggaaag GATGAGCCGTCAAGTGGATTTCAAGACGTCAGTTTGAATGATGGCGCACCGCAGCTGGACTTGAGCTTCGACACATCGGCCACCAAGACCGGCGGGACCGGTTTCAGCTTCGGGGGATGGGGCAAAGATTGGAATACGGGCAACAAATGGGGCCTCGGGAGCGTCGGAGAGTCTACGAAAGAGGAACCCAAAGAGGAACTCAAAGACAACAATCCCTGGGCAACGGCCAGCAAAAAGAAATCAACAAAGACGACCAGCGGGTTCGATTTTGGTGATCTTGGATCCCCTCCAGCCGAAGAGAAAGCCGATGACGACTGGGCTGGCTTCACTTCCGTCGAcaagaaaggcaagaagaagggcatcCAAGAAGTACCCGCGGAACCGGAGCCTGAATCTAAAGCCGACGAATGGGGTGCTTGGGGTACGGTAAAggacaagaaaaagaagaaaggtgCCCTGGAGCCtgagccggagaagaagtcgGAAAAGaagcctgagcctgagcccgagcccgagcctgAGTCGTCGAAGGCTGAGGCCACAGGGCCTGTCATTGACGAGAGCATGTTTGCTGGAATGTCAATGAAGGAAAAGCgcaaggcaaagaaggcgATAGAAAAGGAGTGGGCGGACAAGCTTGCCGCCAAAGAAGCTGAGAGCCCACCTGAGGCTGAACCCGAGCCtgagagcaagaagaagccccCCGAACCAGAAACCGACTGGGGCTGGAATGTTGCCGCCAAGTcgaaggacaagaagaagaaaatcgACCTCCTGGATGATCCAGCTCCCCCACCTGCGGACCCTCCGCCAGCGGACGACTGGATGGATGGCTGGGGCACGgctgggaagaagaaagacaaaaaatCCACTAAGAAGGAGCCAGATCCCGTTCCCGAGGAGTCACCGAAAGAAAAGTCGAAGTCCAAAGACATCGATGACGactggggtggtggtgcgTGGGGTATTTCCTCtaaggacaagaagaagaaggccaaggagcCCGAGCCTGAACCTGAACCTGAGCCGGAAAAGCCGAAGATCCCAGATGATCCTCTATACAAGGATTGGTACGGCGTCTCTTCCAAAGAACGCAAGAGACGAGAGAAGACTTTGATTCAGAAAGGGCTTCCCATTCCCGGCAAGGATTTTGAGCTACCGCCAgacgagccagagccagagcctgagcctgaaGAACCTGAACCCGAACCCGAGCCGGAGAAGCCCAAAATCCCAGACGACCCTCTATACAAGGATTGGCACATGCTCTCTTCCAAAGATCGTAAGAGACGAGAGAAGGCTTTGATTCACAAAGGACTTCCCATTCCAGGCAAAGATTTTGACCTTCCGTCCGAcgagcctgagcctgaacCATTGCCCGAACCGGAACCCGAGAAGCCAGCTGACGACGACTGGAATGCCTGGGGTACGGTaaaggacaagaagaagaagaagggcaaggtTGAGGAacctcctccgccagcgcctACTCCTCCCGCTCAGGGCCTTACCCCAGAACCCGATGCAGGCAACGAAAATGCCGATGATATATGGGCAGATTTGGAACCGAAGTCGAAGAGtacgaagaagaaggccattgACCCACCGCccaaggaggaaaaggcaTCAACTAAGGGCTTCTGGGCATCTCTCACCGGAACAACCGCAACCAAGGCCaaaccaacaacaaccaagaaaaccgaggagaagcccaagtCCAAGGAAGAGCCGGAAGAGGACCTCCTGATCGATATGGatgagcccgagcccgagcctgccaaggaagaggatcCGCCTGCCTCCAAGAGCAAACCCGTGTCTAAGATGTCCGTTGCTGAACGTATCAAGATGCTTGAACAGAACAAGAAGGAtaaggagaaggaggagaaggagaaggcaaaagaggagaaggagaaggcaagagaggagaaggaaaaggcaaaagaggagaaggtAAGCTcgaagacaaagacaaaggagaagaaaccAGAACCGGAGCCTGACCCTGAGCCCGAGGAACCGGTTTCGGCGAAGAAAagctccaagaccaagaccgGCAAGACTTCTACTtccaagaaagaaaaggcaAAAGAAGTTTCGGAGCCagaggatgagaagagaGTCTCCAAGGACTTTTTGCCTGGAAGCTTTCCCGATGAACCCGAGCCGGAAACCGAGTCCAAGCCTGAGCCGGCCGTTGATACTTCGAAAATGTCCAAGAAAGAGCTCAAAAAGTACATGAAGacggccgccgccgctgcagccgccgcTAAGGAGCCTACGCCGCCTGCAGAAGACAAGGCCGAGCcagaggaggccgaggttGACGATCGTGCACCTCCTACACCTCCCCCAGAATCAACTGAGAAAGAAGCCAaatcagccaagaaggaacGCGCTAAAATCGAGCGCACCGCCGGGACCACCTCTTGGGGTTTCTGGGGAGCATCTGCCGCGCCACCGCCCAAGAAGTCCACCAAGAAAGAACTCAAGCCCACGGAAGACGCCGAGCctcccaagaagaaggaaagggaacgggaaagggagaaggaaaaggaatCTACGCGAGAGCGAGAGCTTGCGGCTCCGTTGCGAAGCAAGCCCACGAAGCAGTCCTCCCGACCCAAGGAATCGGAtcccgagatggagaagtcGTCTGCGTCAGACCGTGAGAACCGACGGGAGCGTGATATACGATCTTCAAAGGCTACTCGCGGCGTGGGTATGAGCTTCTCCAACTACATCCTCGGCCAAGGTCCACCGGCACGAACCAAGTCCACCAAAAAGCCGGCAACTTCCGTATCACGGCCGTCATCGAGACCAGTTTCCCGAGATATAGATGATGAGGCGGCCATGCCGACGCCTTCTCCGGAAGAAAAACGGCCAAAGAAGCCAGAGGTCTCGGATAAGGCAGCCAAATTAATGGGCATCAAGCCGCGGCAAGAACGCCAGTCAGCGTCAGCACAGAGACGGAAATCAG GTCCTCGAGATCCATACGCAATTGATGATAGCGATGATCTTGTCATGgtcgacatggacgacgCCGGTGGGCAATCTGCCAAAGATGGGTCTAGAGGGTCCAAGCCCTCAAAGCACAAGTTGAAGAAAGGG TCCCGCGCTCAAGcagacgatgaagatggtgtTATCGTCGATGCAGAGCAAACACAGAACGGCCCAGAGGTCCACTCGGGACCGGACGACCTCGCGTTCGTTGACGCTCCTCCCCGAGAGCGACGTCTCAAGCGTTCCAACACGGCGCCCAAGAAGCAGGAGACCGGTAAACTGATGGGACTTTTTGGCTCGCTGAGAAAGACTGCTCGCCCAGAGAATCTGCCAGAGCGCCGCAAATCCCGCTCCTATCGCGGCGTCGACGACACCGAGCGTGAAGACGTGCGACGCGCACGGCGTGAGGATCGGCGCAAGAGATCCGTCAAACCAGACACTGACGGCGAAGGATTCACGACTGACGCTGCGCCCGCAGTCGGGGGTGTCGATACCGAGGCCGAAGACGCAGAAGCAAGACGAGCCGCACGCAAAGCAAAGCGTGTGTCTCGACAGGTTTCCGACGCTCGAGACCCTGATGTAGAGGAACGGCGCGCACAACGTAAGGAGAAGGAGCGAGCGCGCGAAGCCCGTGAGCAGAAAGCtcgcgaggaagaagaagagcgtCGCCGTGAAGAGAAGCGAGTTCGCCGTGCTGCTCGCGATGAGCGTCGTgccaaagaagaacaggcAGCGCGCGAGGCTGAAGCCGCTGCTGAAGCCAAGGCCGCAGAGCGGCGGGATCGCCGTCGCATgcgcgaagaagaggtggCTGCGAAGACCCGACGCCGTCGCTCGCGGGTCGAGGAAAAGCCTCCAGCAGATGATCAGTCTCCCGATGAGCCGGAGGTCGAACGCCGTGCTCCACGAGCCTCCCGCGCAGTAGACGAGTCCAAATCCCGTCGTCACAAGTCCAAAGGCGTCCCGGAGACGGCGCCGCCTCCCCAAATGTCCGGCGGTCTCAACCACGGCCGTccaaagaaagacaagatTTCGTCGTGGGTGTATTCGCAAGCCGACGAACCGCCCGAGCCACCGCCAATCATGCCAACCGTGCTCGACATGCCCCCGCaagccgccgcggccgcagAAGACGGAAACGAACGCTCCCTATCCtcggacgaagaagcccgtcGCGCTCTACGCCGCAAGGCCCGCCGTCGTACTTCTAGGTACGGTGCAGATGAGGACATCGATGACCCGCGCGCGGCTCGTCGCAGGGAGCCCCGTCGCGACGGCGTGAAGAGCGGTTCGGGGAGTGGAGGTGACTATGAGCGTGATCGCGTGAGGTCGTATGGGAGTCGAGCTCCTATGCCACCGCCGAGCTCTAATGCGAAGAGATCAAGCTGGTTCCAGAAGCTTACCAGCTTCTAG